The following is a genomic window from Pedobacter sp. KBS0701.
TACCGGAGTAATTATGACCGTGGTTGGCGATACCAGGGAACTGGAAGGCACCGTACAGGGCGATGAATTTGAATTATCTGGTTTTACCGGACCAAGTCCTTTTATTGTGAAAGGAAAAATAAATGACGATAATAGCATTACCGGAGAGCAGGGCTTTGGGATATATAAAAACCTGAAATTTGATGGCCAGCGCAACGAAAATGCCGAGCTTCCTGATCCTTACAAACTTACTTTTCTTAAAGAAGGTTATAAAAAACTTGATTTTACCTTTCCAGATTTAACAGGAAAAAATGTTTCCTTAACCGACGATAAATATAAAGGTAAGGTCGTAATTATTGAGACGATCGGTACCTGGTGTCCTAACTGCACCGATCAAACTGTTTTTCTTTCGCCATGGTTTAAAAAGAACCAAAAACGCGGGGTAGAAGCCATTGCAATTGGTTTCGAGCAAAAAGATGATCTTGAATATGCCAAATACACTTTAGGCAAACTGAAAGAGAAATATGGCATCACTTACGATATCCTGTTTGGTGGCATTGCCGATAAAAGAGTAGTGGCCGAAAAACTACCTGCGCTAAATAAATTCATTGCTTTTCCAACAACCATCATTATCGATAGAAAAGGCAATGTAAGGGAAATTTATACTGGTTACACCGGAACGGTAACTGGAAAATATTTTAACGATTACGAAACCAAATTCAATAAAGTGCTCGACGAGCTGATCGCAGAACCTGTACCCGAAAAACTGGCTTCAGCAGAAACACTAAAAAGTAAATAAACCAAACCAACTAAACTAAATATGGGGCTGCATCGTATTGCATCCCATATTTTAACCTACACTTAAAACTTTATAATATGAAAAACTACATGGCTAAAATGCAGGCGCTGGTTCTGGTATCGCTCATTTCTACAACAGCCTTTGCTGTAGATAAGGTAAATGAAGAGCCAAAAACGACCAAAAAATTTATAAAAGAAGGAATTTGGCGTGGTGTTTTTAAAGTTGCCGAAACAGAAGTGCCTTTTAATTTCGAACTGAAAGGTAAAGATGCAGCGCATGCCACCTTTACACTGCTAAACGGCACACGGAGAGACGATTTCCACATCAAATATTTGGGGCAGGATTCACTCTTTATCAAAATGAATACTTACGATGCAGCTTTGGTGGCCAAAATAGAAAGCGATGGCCGGATATCTGGTGAATATAGAAGCCTGGTGCCGGGTTTGCAGGGCAATGCTTTGCCCTTTACTGCAGAGCAAGGTAAATCTTATCGTTTTGTTGAGCCGGGAAAAGATGTTGCGCCTGTTGCCAACTTAACTGGTAAATGGGAGTTTAAGGGTTTTTCCAAAGAAGCCGTTCCAAACAAAGTTGCCATATTAAAACAAGAAGGAAATAAACTTACTGGTGTAATTATGCAGGTAACTGGCGATAGCCGTGAGCTGGAAGGTACCGTACAGGGAAATCAGTTTGTACTTTCTGGTTTTAGCGGACCAAGTCCTAAAATTTATAGGGGCACCATTAACGAAGACGGCACACTTTCAGGCGAAATTAGCCAGGGCATTTACGATAACTTAAAGTTTACCGGTGTAAAAGACAGTCAGGCAGAATTGCCAGATCCTTATAAACTAACACATTTAAAGGAAGGCGTTAAAAAACTTGCTTTTACTTTTCCTGATCTGAATGGGAAGCCTGTCTCATTAACTGATGATAAATATAAAGGCAAGGTTGTAATTGTAGAACTGGTGGGTACCTGGTGCCCAAACTGTACTGATCAAACTGTATTCCTTTCACCCTGGTTCAATAAGAACAGTAAAAGAGGTGTAGAAGCCATTGCTATTGGTTTCGAGCAAAAAGATGATCTTGAATATGGGAAATATACACTTGGTAAACTTCGCGATAAGTACAACATTAAATACGATATCCTATTCGGCGGATTGGCCGATAAAAGATTGGTTGCAGATAAACTTCCGGCATTGAACAAATTCATCGCTTATCCAACCACCATTATTATCGATAGAAAAGGAGAAGTACGCGAAATATATACGGGTTATACCGGAACCGTTACAGGTAAATATTACGATGATTACGAGAAAAAATTCAATAAAGTTCTGGATGAATTAATTGCAGAACCAGTACCCTCAGCAGCCTATTTTGAGGCACAATCCAATGGAAAATAGCTAAACCACCTAAATTAAATACCATATATATCATGTTACAGTATAAAACGATTGCACTTATTGCTACCACAGTTGTAGCTTCATCTTTCACAGCTTTAAACGGACCTAAGCCTAAACTAAAGGTAGCTACCGAAGTCATATCAACGAAACTGGTAAACTATAAAGTAAGCCCTGAACAAAGCAAACTCACCTGGCTAGCTAAAAAGGTAACTGGAGAACATTCAGGCACCATCAATGTAACTTCCGGATCGCTGGCTTTAGATAATAAAGTACTAAAAGGCGGTAGTTTCGAACTCGATACCAAAACCATTACAGTTACCGATCTTACCGATAAAGAAACCAATGCAAAGCTATTGGGACACTTAAAAAGCGACGATTTTTTTGCGGTAGAAAAATTTGGTAAAGCCACTTTCAACATCACATCGGTGCAAAGTACGGGTGCAGGAACTTATGATGTTAAAGGAAAGCTCACTATTAAAGGCATTACGAATGAAATCAGTTTTCCGGCAACAGTTAAACAAGATGGTAATAAAGTAATTGCCAATGCAAAAATTACGGTCGATAGAACCAGGTATGATATCAAATTCAGGTCTAAGAGTTTTTTCGAAAGCCTGGGCGATAAAGCTATTTACGATGATTTTGAGCTGAATGTACAGCTTGTAGCGAATAATTAAAATCTCTCTTGTTAAGGTTAGCGGAGAAAGGGAGGAAGTTTATTCTCCCTTCCGCTGGCTAAATCTGGTTGTCATTCTGAGTGCAACGAAGAATCTTTTATCGAACATGTATTGATTTCTGTGTTTCGTTAGGTTCCGTGTTTCATCGGCTAGGGATTCTTCACTGCGTTCAGAATGACAGTCAATATTATTTGAAATAGATCTCCACTCCGCGATGCTCCGGTCAAGATGACGACACTCTTTAGCATGACGATTCGATATTACCCAATAAACCAATGAAAAGAAGCAAACTCATAATTCCCCTAAGTCTTATCACATTAGTGATAGTGATGGCCGGATTTGGTGCAGACGATCCCACTGTAATTAACAGCAAGGAACGTTTAGGTGAAAAACTGTTTTTTGATCCGATCCTTTCTAAAGACAAAAGCATTAGTTGCGCCTCCTGCCATAAACCGGAGTTTGCTTTTGCAGATACTAGCGCAGTAAGTTTAGGCGTAGGGGGAACGAAAGGAACGCGTAATTCGCCATCAGTAACCAATCTTTCTGGCAGGCCAAGCCTCTTTTGGGATGGCAGAGCTACTTCATTGGAAGATCAGGCCTTGCAGCCCATCATCAATCCGGTAGAAATGAACCTGCCCATTGCCGATGCCATTGATCGCTTGCAAAAAGACAAGGATTATGCAGCCTTATTCCAGAAGATTTTTAATTCGCCGCCTACACAAAAGAATTTGCTACTGGCTATTGCTTCTTTCGAAAGAACATTAGAAACCGCAAACAGCCCTTACGATCGGTATATTAATGGTGATGATAAAGCCATATCCGAAAATGCAAAGCGAGGCAGGATGTTGTTTATCGGAAAGGCCAACTGTAACAATTGCCATTCTGGCGAAGATTTTACCGCCGATCGTTTTAAAGGAATTGGCTTATTTAACGAATTAGAGCTAAAAGATCAGGGTAGATTTGAGGTAACGCACAACCCTGAGCATAGAGGTCATTTTAAAATTCCTGGTTTAAGAAATGTTGGCCTAACGGCCCCATACATGCACAACGGGATGTTTAAAACGTTAAAAGAAGTGATCCAATATTACAATAACCCCGATGCGGTAATTAAAAACGGCAAAAACAGAGACCTTTCCCTAAGTAAACCATTGGGATTGAGCGAAACCGAAATAAACGATATTGAAGCCTTTTTACTGTCGCTAACCGATGATAGATTTCACAAACAAAAATGATTAAATAGGCATAGCCCAATCAAAAACCTTTAAAACTTAATTTTTAACACATTTTTTCCACTAAGAATAAGGTGGGTGGCCATTGGCATGTCTATTCCAAAATAAATAAAATGAAGATAAAACTACTTTTAATATTGCTGTTAACTACAGTTTATTCAAAATTATCTGCCCAGCAAAAAATTATCACGGGGGTGGTTGTTTCTGCAGAAGACAAATCGCCATTGCCCGGTGTGTCAGTAAAGATTAAGGGATTGGATGGTTCTACCGTTACCGATAAAGACGGTGCATTTAAGATTTCTACCAAGAACGGGCGATTTATCGAGGTTTCTTATATCGGTTATAAAACCGCTACCATCGAAATTGGATCATTTCCGAAATTGAACGTTTCGCTCGAACTGGCTGACAATACCTTGAGTGAACTGCAGATTGTTGGCTCACGGAATGCCAACCGGACAAAACTGAATTCACCTGTTCCTGTTGATGTGATTGATTTAAAAACACTTCAACAAAACTCTCCACAGGCCAGTGTAACGCAATTGCTTCAGTATGTATCGCCATCTTTCCACTCATCTGTTTCCGGTGGTGGCGATGCGGCATCAGCTACCTCTACTGTACAGCTGAAAGGTTTGGGGGTAGATCAGGTGTTGGTTTTGGTAAATGGTAAGAGAAGACATAAAAGTTCGAACATCAGTTGGGGTGGTTTGGGAAATGGTGCTACCGGATACGATCTGAATGCCATTCCGGTAGGTGCAATAGACCATATTGAGATTTTAAGAGATGGTGCGGCGGCACAATATGGATCAGATGCCATTGCAGGTGTAATTAATGTAGTATTAAAAAGCAATCCGGGTGAAATTACCGCAAGTACGATTGAAAGTATCCGCCGGAGGGGTGACGGATTAACCACCAGAACAAATGCCAATGTTGGTCTTAAGTTGGGCGCAAAAGGCTTTCTTAATATTACCGGTGAATATGCTACACAGGCGGTATCGCTTCCATCTGGAAATTATTCTGATGGAATATACATTGGCCCGGCTTACGGTGGGGGAGCGAATACTAGAGGTTTCGATCAGATTTATACCAAAGAAATTGATGATGCTATTATTGCCAGCCGGGGCATTGATCGCCACTTTTTTGATCAGCGCGGCTCAACAAATAAGTCAAAAGATGGTTTGTTATCATTTAATGCAGCCATTCCGTTGAAAGATGGTTTTGAAGTGTACTCATTTGGCGGTATCAGTCACCGCAATTCTCAGTTTACGGCTGTTTACCGCCTACCAGGATGGACAGAACGGAATAATACTTTTGTGTACCCGGATGGATTTTTGCCAGCAATGGACAATATCATTACCGACCAATCTTTTGCCGTAGGCGTAAAAGGAAAGGTAAGCGGATGGAATTTTGATGTTTCGAATGTGTATGGTAGAAATGCTTTTGACAATATTATCAGCAACACACTTAATGCCAGTTTAGGTCAAAAAACACCGCGGACTTTTAATGCAGGCAGTTATAACGCTTCACAGAATAGCGGAAGTTTAGACTTCTCCAGAAAATTCGATAAAGTGCTTAACGGATTAAACGTTGCTTTTGGCGGTCAGTACCGTGTAGAAACCTATCAGATTATTGCCGGAGAAGAGGGTTCTTATTCAAAAGCAGATTTAAGCCCCATTTACTCTATTGGCTATACTACAGGCGGAATCCCGTATTTTGTTGCTGCCGGAAGTACACCTTTAAACGGACTTTCTCCAGGTTCCCAGATCCATGCAGGTTTCAGGCCTTCCAACGAAGTGAATGTAAAACGTTCTATTTCGGCAGCTTATGCAGATCTCGAATTGAATGTAACCGATAAATGGCTCTTATCGGGTGCGGTAAGGGTAGAAAATTATTCTGATTTTGGTAGCGTAACTACTTATAAGGCAGCAACCCGATATGGTTTTGCAAAATGGTTAGCGGTTCGCGGTGGTTTCAATACAGGTTTCAGAGCTCCAGATCTTGCACAGTTTTATTATACCGAAACGTCTACAACCTTTCAAAATGGCGTGGCAATCGATCAGGTTACGGCGAACAATGTAAATCCAGCTACCAAAGCTTTGGGGATTCCATCACTTCAGCCTGAAAAATCGAAAGGCTACTCTGCTGGGATCACTTCTCAACCTATCCAGAATGTTGAAATCACCATTGATGCCTATCAGGTGGATATCAAAGATCGGGTAGGTAATACCGGACGCTTTTCTGCAACAGATACTAACCTCCCGGCTGATGTAAGGGCATTATTTGTGCAAACCGGTACCGTACAGGCCAAGTTCTTTTATAATTCTTTCAGCACAAGAACCAGGGGAATCGAATTTACTGGAAGTTACCGCTTTTTGCTTCCGAATGGAGGTAATGTAGCTTTTCTGGCTGGTGCAAACCTGCAAAAAACAACTTTGACTAAAGTGAATACACCTAAAGGACTAGAAGCTTATCGCTATATCATTTTTGATGAAAGCGAAGAGGTTCGGGTAACGCGGAGCATTCCAAAAACCAAAATAACCCTTCAGGGAACCTACAATATCAACAAGTTTAATTTTTTATTGCGCAGTGTATATTTTGGTTCAGTATCGGCAGTAAGCCAGTTGAATGCAAACTTTCCTAAACCAGATTATTATTATCAGACCTATAGTCCGATCTGGATTACCGATATCTCAGCAGGATACAGGATTACCCCTGTTTTGCAGGCAACGGTTGGTGTAAATAATCTGTTCAATGTGCTTGGCGATTATTCTATTCCTGCACCCGGAAGCAACATTACCAGAACCAATTCACCAAGTGCTGCACAATCAGGTACGAGCACAGGTTTACAACCATTTATCAGGCTTTCGGCCACTTTTAAATAAAATGAAACAGATGAGAATTTATAAATTTCAAATATTATTTTTTGCACTGATCACTACTTTGTTTACTTCCTGCAAAAAAACGGATTACCTCGATATAAATGCAGGTGATCGACCCGCTTTAAGTGCTAAGGTGAAGTTTATCAATGCGCGGCAATCAACCGTAGCGGTTAATTTCTGGGATTTTACCCGAAAAGTTACCGCAACCGCACTTCAACGGAATACGGCTTCTGGTTATCTCGATACCCAGTTCGGAAAGGTACAATTCAACCTCACCGAAGGAACGGAAGCTTCGTACAAGGCCTCCTATATTTTCGGCGGCAGTGCAAATTTTGTGCAGGAAACCAATTCCGCCTCGTTTGCTGGTCCGAATGGACCTATTGCAGATTTTGCCCACAGTTTGTTCTCGGTGAAGAAAAGATTAACCAGTACCTTAAATCCTGGAAATATTGATAGTTTGATCCTCGTTTATGATGATCTTACGCTTCCTGCAACAGGTAAAGCCAAAGTCAGGTTTGCCAATTTTTCACCGGATGTACCAAAAGTTGATCTTACTTATGCCTCAGGTACGGAAATATTTACTGGTGTGGCTTATGGCAATTTTGGTAACCAAACCATCATTCCTTATACCTCTGGAAAAGCGCCTGCTGTTATTGAAGGTTTAACGTGGAAAACCCTCGGACCCTTTAAGGAAGTAGAAGCGGGTACAAACCTAAGTCTAGTTATTAAAGATAATACAACTAAGGCAGTTATTCCTTTAACAAACACTGCTTTAAATGCCGCTACTTTCGAAGCCGGGAAAATTTATACGGTTTATATTAACGGTACAGTAGAGGGAGCGCCTGGTATTACAGCTACAATAATTACGCACAATTAACATCATATTAAAAAAAACGATCGGTGAGACACCGACTGATAGAAAAAGGTGGATAAAGAAACTCCTGGTTCTTAACAGGTTTATATTTGGTTAGAAAAAGTGGCATGTCTGGATAGAATGCCCCTTTGTTATTCTTTATTTAGCGTCGTCACCCTGAATTCATTTCAGGGTCTATTTTGCATAAAAGATGCTGAAATAAATTCAGCATGACGATCGCGTTGAGAAAAGTTGTAAAAATTAATCAAGTTAACCCAATTTCCTTCCCGTATTAATCACATTAACTCCGTTAAAACGGGTAGTAGCACTTCCGTGTGAAACGGCACTTGCTTGCCCTGGCTGACCTTTTCCATCCGAAAATGTCCCGCCCAACCTGTAGTCGCTTTTATCGCAGCGTTGCACACAGGAGTTCCAGAATTCTTGTGTATTGGCTTGATAGGCAGCATCTTTAAACATGCCTACAATTTTGCCATCCTTAATTTCATAGGCCAACTGTGCGCTGAACTGGAAATTATAACGCTGTTGATCGATAGAATAAGAGTTACGTCCAAACATATAGATCCCTTTCTCTACATTTTTAACCATATCGGCAGCACTCAGGGCTGCATTTCCAGGGGCTAATGAAACGTTTGGCATCCTTTGGAACTGAATACTGTCCCAGCTATCTGCATAGCAACAACCCTGTGATTCTTTTAAGCCTAAGATATGTGCCTGATCGCGGATGGTCTGATAATTCACCAAAATCCCATCTTTAATAATATCCCATTGGCCACATTTTACGCCTTCATCATCATAACCTACGGCACCTAAAGAACCTGTTTCCAGTTTATCTGCAATAATGTTTACTTCTTTACTCCCGAAATTGAATTTTTTGCTTTCCCATTTATCCAGCGTTAAGAAACTGGTTCCTGCATAATTGGCTTCATAACCCAAAACACGGTCGAGTTCTGTAGGATGACCAACCGATTCATGTATGGTTAAAAACAGGTGTGAAGGATCTAAAACCAGGTCGTATTTACCAGGGGCAGCAGGTTTGGCTTTTAGTTTTTCATCAACATGTACCGCGGCTTCACTGACATCTTCCAGAATATCGTAGCGCTTTTTGTACATCGTAACCGGACCACCTTTAATTTTTTCTTCGTCTTTTGGTTTCAGGTATTCAAAGCCCATCCCCATTGGTGCACTTAAGGCATTTCTGGTTTCGAACTTACCACTGCCCGCATCCGTTTTAGTTAGGGTAAAGGTTGGCCATATCCTGTGGATATCCTGATCGATATAAGAACCATCGGTTGATGCAAAATATTTCTGCTCATTGATCATAAACAAATTGGAACTGATGTATTTTGCACCGCCCTTCATGGCCTCACTATTTACCTTTAAAAGCAGGTCAACTTTGTCGGCAATGGGTACCTCAAAGGTATTAATTTCGATCGGTGTTTTCCAGCTTACCTCTCCAAAACCCTTTTGCGGAGCCAGCTGAACAGGTTCTTCCATCAATTTGGCATTTCCTTTAGCAATGGCTACGGCAGCCTCTGCGGCTTTGGCAATACTGGCATCATCCATATTATTGGTGGCAGCAAAGCCCCAGCTCCCGTTGGCAATTACGCGTACACCCAAACCGTAAGATTCGGAATTGGAGATGTTTTCTACCCGTGTTTCCCTGGTTGCTACAACCTGGTTCAGGTACCGGCCTATACGCACATCGGCATAAGTTGCACCTTTGCTTTTTGCGGCGTTAAGGGCAATATCGGCCATTTTTTTCTTTAGAGCAAGATCAACAGGGGTTAAAGATTCTTCAACAGAGATAATTTTGCCAAAGGCAGGCATATTGGGCACCATGCTGGCACCGAGGCCAACACCTGTCATGTATAGGAAATCTCTTCTTCTCAATTTTAAATGTTTTTATAAGTTGTTTTCAGCCCTTCGACTTCGCTCAAGGTGACATTCCTAAAAAGGTCGTCATTCTCGCGCAGGCGGGAATCTTAAAGCGCTTGCATTACGATTCCCAATCAAGTTGGGAATGACGAACCGCCTGAAATTGTATCTTAAAATGACAAATATGTTAAATCGCATCCGATAGTGAAGTAAACGTAAAATCGCGGATTTTCATTGGCGGGATCAATCCGCTGCCTGTTCTTACGGGTTTACCCAATGCTTCTACATTGTTCAACATAATTACCGGACTCTCATTAAATCTGAAATTCTTGATCGGGAATTTAATTTCGCCGTTTTCAATGTAGAAAGTGCCGTCACGTGTTAATCCGGTCAGTAATAAGGTTTGTGGATCTACCGAACGGATGTACCAGAAACGGGTAACCAATATGCCTTTTTCGGTACTTTTGATCAGATCTTCCAACGATTGTGTTCCGCCTTCGATGATCATGCTGCGGCTAAAAGGAAGCGGTTGAACATTTTTCTGTGCAGCCCAATATCTTGAATAAGAAAGGTTTTTAACTACCCCTTTTTCTACCCATTGCGTTCTTTTTACGGGTAAACCTTCGCTGGTAAAAGTTGAAGACGGGATTTCGGTATTCATGGGATCAGAATAGATATTTACGTTTTCTGAGAACAATTGCTCCCCTAAATGTGTACCACCTCCTTTTTTGCTCATAAAGCTCCGGCCTTCGTCGGCACTTCTGGCATCAAAACCCCTGAACATATTACCAATGATATCGCTGGCTGCAAGCGGTTCTAAAATGACAGTATATTTTCCGGGTTCAATGGCTTTTGCACCTGCAGAACCATTGGCTTTGCTTGCTGCAATTTTGCTAAGTGCCAGCGTATCCATTTTATCGAGGTCATTAAAACCTTGTTCAACATAACCCGATCCTGTTCCTTGCTTGTTTCTAACGGTTACCGAAAAAGAAACATCAGTACCTTTATTGTAGGCAAATAAACCTTTGGAGTTCATGATCGCGTTAAAACG
Proteins encoded in this region:
- a CDS encoding peroxiredoxin, whose translation is MKMKISSRIACLTTSVLLLGGIASARVAKPFPKEGIWRGEFSVSESKVPFNFELKGKSPQTGILTLINGSRRDDFHVERRGDDSIYVKMNTYDAALVAKIETDGTLSGEYRSLVPGFRGNSLPFVAEHGKNYRFVAPGKDIAPKHNISGKWEIKTYTKEAVPASIALLKQNGNKLTGVIMTVVGDTRELEGTVQGDEFELSGFTGPSPFIVKGKINDDNSITGEQGFGIYKNLKFDGQRNENAELPDPYKLTFLKEGYKKLDFTFPDLTGKNVSLTDDKYKGKVVIIETIGTWCPNCTDQTVFLSPWFKKNQKRGVEAIAIGFEQKDDLEYAKYTLGKLKEKYGITYDILFGGIADKRVVAEKLPALNKFIAFPTTIIIDRKGNVREIYTGYTGTVTGKYFNDYETKFNKVLDELIAEPVPEKLASAETLKSK
- a CDS encoding peroxiredoxin, with amino-acid sequence MKNYMAKMQALVLVSLISTTAFAVDKVNEEPKTTKKFIKEGIWRGVFKVAETEVPFNFELKGKDAAHATFTLLNGTRRDDFHIKYLGQDSLFIKMNTYDAALVAKIESDGRISGEYRSLVPGLQGNALPFTAEQGKSYRFVEPGKDVAPVANLTGKWEFKGFSKEAVPNKVAILKQEGNKLTGVIMQVTGDSRELEGTVQGNQFVLSGFSGPSPKIYRGTINEDGTLSGEISQGIYDNLKFTGVKDSQAELPDPYKLTHLKEGVKKLAFTFPDLNGKPVSLTDDKYKGKVVIVELVGTWCPNCTDQTVFLSPWFNKNSKRGVEAIAIGFEQKDDLEYGKYTLGKLRDKYNIKYDILFGGLADKRLVADKLPALNKFIAYPTTIIIDRKGEVREIYTGYTGTVTGKYYDDYEKKFNKVLDELIAEPVPSAAYFEAQSNGK
- a CDS encoding YceI family protein — its product is MLQYKTIALIATTVVASSFTALNGPKPKLKVATEVISTKLVNYKVSPEQSKLTWLAKKVTGEHSGTINVTSGSLALDNKVLKGGSFELDTKTITVTDLTDKETNAKLLGHLKSDDFFAVEKFGKATFNITSVQSTGAGTYDVKGKLTIKGITNEISFPATVKQDGNKVIANAKITVDRTRYDIKFRSKSFFESLGDKAIYDDFELNVQLVANN
- a CDS encoding cytochrome-c peroxidase, which encodes MKRSKLIIPLSLITLVIVMAGFGADDPTVINSKERLGEKLFFDPILSKDKSISCASCHKPEFAFADTSAVSLGVGGTKGTRNSPSVTNLSGRPSLFWDGRATSLEDQALQPIINPVEMNLPIADAIDRLQKDKDYAALFQKIFNSPPTQKNLLLAIASFERTLETANSPYDRYINGDDKAISENAKRGRMLFIGKANCNNCHSGEDFTADRFKGIGLFNELELKDQGRFEVTHNPEHRGHFKIPGLRNVGLTAPYMHNGMFKTLKEVIQYYNNPDAVIKNGKNRDLSLSKPLGLSETEINDIEAFLLSLTDDRFHKQK
- a CDS encoding TonB-dependent receptor yields the protein MKIKLLLILLLTTVYSKLSAQQKIITGVVVSAEDKSPLPGVSVKIKGLDGSTVTDKDGAFKISTKNGRFIEVSYIGYKTATIEIGSFPKLNVSLELADNTLSELQIVGSRNANRTKLNSPVPVDVIDLKTLQQNSPQASVTQLLQYVSPSFHSSVSGGGDAASATSTVQLKGLGVDQVLVLVNGKRRHKSSNISWGGLGNGATGYDLNAIPVGAIDHIEILRDGAAAQYGSDAIAGVINVVLKSNPGEITASTIESIRRRGDGLTTRTNANVGLKLGAKGFLNITGEYATQAVSLPSGNYSDGIYIGPAYGGGANTRGFDQIYTKEIDDAIIASRGIDRHFFDQRGSTNKSKDGLLSFNAAIPLKDGFEVYSFGGISHRNSQFTAVYRLPGWTERNNTFVYPDGFLPAMDNIITDQSFAVGVKGKVSGWNFDVSNVYGRNAFDNIISNTLNASLGQKTPRTFNAGSYNASQNSGSLDFSRKFDKVLNGLNVAFGGQYRVETYQIIAGEEGSYSKADLSPIYSIGYTTGGIPYFVAAGSTPLNGLSPGSQIHAGFRPSNEVNVKRSISAAYADLELNVTDKWLLSGAVRVENYSDFGSVTTYKAATRYGFAKWLAVRGGFNTGFRAPDLAQFYYTETSTTFQNGVAIDQVTANNVNPATKALGIPSLQPEKSKGYSAGITSQPIQNVEITIDAYQVDIKDRVGNTGRFSATDTNLPADVRALFVQTGTVQAKFFYNSFSTRTRGIEFTGSYRFLLPNGGNVAFLAGANLQKTTLTKVNTPKGLEAYRYIIFDESEEVRVTRSIPKTKITLQGTYNINKFNFLLRSVYFGSVSAVSQLNANFPKPDYYYQTYSPIWITDISAGYRITPVLQATVGVNNLFNVLGDYSIPAPGSNITRTNSPSAAQSGTSTGLQPFIRLSATFK
- a CDS encoding DUF4397 domain-containing protein; the encoded protein is MRIYKFQILFFALITTLFTSCKKTDYLDINAGDRPALSAKVKFINARQSTVAVNFWDFTRKVTATALQRNTASGYLDTQFGKVQFNLTEGTEASYKASYIFGGSANFVQETNSASFAGPNGPIADFAHSLFSVKKRLTSTLNPGNIDSLILVYDDLTLPATGKAKVRFANFSPDVPKVDLTYASGTEIFTGVAYGNFGNQTIIPYTSGKAPAVIEGLTWKTLGPFKEVEAGTNLSLVIKDNTTKAVIPLTNTALNAATFEAGKIYTVYINGTVEGAPGITATIITHN
- a CDS encoding TldD/PmbA family protein, which codes for MRRRDFLYMTGVGLGASMVPNMPAFGKIISVEESLTPVDLALKKKMADIALNAAKSKGATYADVRIGRYLNQVVATRETRVENISNSESYGLGVRVIANGSWGFAATNNMDDASIAKAAEAAVAIAKGNAKLMEEPVQLAPQKGFGEVSWKTPIEINTFEVPIADKVDLLLKVNSEAMKGGAKYISSNLFMINEQKYFASTDGSYIDQDIHRIWPTFTLTKTDAGSGKFETRNALSAPMGMGFEYLKPKDEEKIKGGPVTMYKKRYDILEDVSEAAVHVDEKLKAKPAAPGKYDLVLDPSHLFLTIHESVGHPTELDRVLGYEANYAGTSFLTLDKWESKKFNFGSKEVNIIADKLETGSLGAVGYDDEGVKCGQWDIIKDGILVNYQTIRDQAHILGLKESQGCCYADSWDSIQFQRMPNVSLAPGNAALSAADMVKNVEKGIYMFGRNSYSIDQQRYNFQFSAQLAYEIKDGKIVGMFKDAAYQANTQEFWNSCVQRCDKSDYRLGGTFSDGKGQPGQASAVSHGSATTRFNGVNVINTGRKLG
- a CDS encoding TldD/PmbA family protein, whose translation is MAILSKEEAQAILKKVIGFSKADHCEVSLNGSDGGNIRYARNAVSTAGQISTMSLGVSSTFGKKTGAATINEFDDASLQKVVKRAEELAMLAPENPEFMPPLGPQTFAESNTYNAKTAAMTPDTRAEMVGKSLSVSKTAGLDAAGFLENSTRFNAIMNSKGLFAYNKGTDVSFSVTVRNKQGTGSGYVEQGFNDLDKMDTLALSKIAASKANGSAGAKAIEPGKYTVILEPLAASDIIGNMFRGFDARSADEGRSFMSKKGGGTHLGEQLFSENVNIYSDPMNTEIPSSTFTSEGLPVKRTQWVEKGVVKNLSYSRYWAAQKNVQPLPFSRSMIIEGGTQSLEDLIKSTEKGILVTRFWYIRSVDPQTLLLTGLTRDGTFYIENGEIKFPIKNFRFNESPVIMLNNVEALGKPVRTGSGLIPPMKIRDFTFTSLSDAI